The genomic DNA TGCATGTCACACACGACACGCATCCGCTCATCATCGGCGACGACGTCACCATCGGGCACCACGTGGTCCTGCATGGCTGCACCATTCAGAACCGCGTGCTGGTCGGAATGGGCGCCATTATCATGGACGGAGCGGTCATCGGGGAAGACTCGGTAGTCGGTGCCGGAGCATTGATCACCGAAGGCACCGTCGTTCCGCCCAAGAGTCTCATCCTGGGCTCACCGGCCAAAGTAAAACGCCCCGTTACCGATCAGGAACTCGCCTGGATCCGAGAGTCGGCGCAAAACTACATCCGCTATTCCCGCCAGTACCTCTTTGGTCCCGACAAACCTCGCCCCGGATTCTGGGTCTAGTACGATC from Nitrospira sp. ND1 includes the following:
- a CDS encoding gamma carbonic anhydrase family protein; protein product: MIRTFQGITPTIPQSCFIEETAVVIGDVVMGEECSAWFHAVIRGDVNYIRIGHRTNVQDLCMLHVTHDTHPLIIGDDVTIGHHVVLHGCTIQNRVLVGMGAIIMDGAVIGEDSVVGAGALITEGTVVPPKSLILGSPAKVKRPVTDQELAWIRESAQNYIRYSRQYLFGPDKPRPGFWV